The Dehalobacter sp. 12DCB1 DNA segment TGATAAATTCCCAATCTTTTTCCCCTGCAAGTTTGGTTTCTGCAGCTTCATTATTCAGCCACCTCCTTCAATTCGCACAGAACGGAAAATTCATAGGCGGCTGTTTCTGTACCACTTTGAATAAACTGTACCTGCACCCTGGAAAAAAGCTCTGTTGCTTCCAGGTTATGGGCCAACTCGGCCACTGTTGCCGACGCCGGTACAGTGCCCTGCAAAATCACTTGATAGTCTTTGATTTCCAGAGATTTCAGGCTGACTGCTGCCGGAATCGTCTTTTGAATTGTATTCAGGAATTCACTGCTGACTTTAGTGGCCAGCGTAATTTTTTGTTTAGCTTGATTTACTTGCGCCGTATAGGTGATTAAATTCTCGGTAGCTGCTTTCTTGGCCTGAATGTCTGTCAGCTTTGCTTTGTTTTCCGGAGCATTCAGAAAGGCCTCGCCTTTATTAATCGCGTAAGAACAATAGATCATTCTTGCTCCCACAATGCCGTAAAACAGTACAACAACAAGAATTACGCCGAGAATCGCTCCATAGGATCTTCTGATTTTTTTCTTCTGAGCCAGTTTCTGTTTTTCAAATGTTGAAAAAAAGTTAAAATCATTCATTTTAGTCACCTGCTCTCAAAGCCTGATCAGAGCAGCGGAGGCATTGACATAGTCTCCGGGTGCCTGTTCATGGTCAATATACTGAATGTTACTGATCATCTGAAGCCGGTCAACTTTCAAACCGAGCCCCTGAGACAGGTACTCTGGTATTCCTGTAAGACTGGCTCCTCCACCGATCAGGTAGATTTGGCTCAAATCCTTGGAGCCGCTCCTGTTCGCAAAAAACTGCATGACCTTTCGGATTTCTTCGAGCAATTCTCCGTAAAGGGGTTTCACAGCGGCTAGTGCTTCCTCTTTCGTAAAAACTTTTCCTTGTTCTATGGGCCGAATCTCTTCAACCGTGTTCTCAGCTGCATCAGAAACAGGTTCTTCCATATTTTCGGTTAGACCTTTCTTTTTAATCACAAATGTATGGCCTTTCTTTTTTACGGTAAGGGATCTATTTTGTGTACTTTCAGCCGCCTTTGCTTCAGCAATGCGCTCTTGTTTATCTGAAAGAAACTCCAGTTTCTTTTCTTCAGCCTTCTCTTCGGATAAAGCAAATAGGCCTGCAAGCAGGCGGTCCACCGCTCTTCCGCCGAAACTGATAGAGCGGAAGAAATTCAAGCTGCCTTGAGAGATCAGATAGATCATTGTACCTGAATACCCAATATCTAAAATGATATAGTTGTTCGACAAATTGTTGTTAATCGCAGTCTGTTCGTTGAAAATTTTAGAAATAACATTCGCGTGAATGTCCAGGGCGAGTGGTTTCAGCTTAAGGCTATCAAGAAGGTCGTAATACGCATGCGCTATTTCCTTATTCATGACTGCTGCCCGTACCTTGACTTTTTTCATTCCGCTGGTCTCTGTCTCACCGATCTTGCGGTATTCGACCAGATCGGTATCCGTCATACCAAAAAATTGAATAATTTCATTCTTAATCATTGCTTCGAGTTCTTGCTCATTTCCTGAAGGAACCTCAAATTCACGAATAATCACGCTGTTAGAGTTAAACGTGATCAGGGCATCTTTAGTGGAAGTATTCAGAGAAGCAAGCACTTCCTGCATGGCTGAGGTCAGTACTTCTTTATTCGTAATCAAACCGTCGGAGAGCACGCCTTTCGGAAGCGCGATGCTGGCACTTCGCAGTATTCTGACAGTATTTCCTTCCGCCTGGCCAACAACAGCGTGAATATTTCTTGTTCCAAGATCAAAGGACAGATATGCAGCAGTCAAGTATATTCCCCCTCTAATGTAAAATTCACTTAAATATTCTGATAGGCGCCATACATCGCCGAAACAATCGACAGAACAATAAAGCCGATCACGACCGCCATCACAACGATCAAGGCCGGTTCAAACAGCGCCAGCATACGCTGAATTGCCACATCAGCTTCCTCGTCATAATAGGCAGACGTTCTTTCCAAAATACTCTCAAGTGAGCCGGATTCCTCGCCGATGCTGATCATGGAATAAATCATCGGCGGAAACACCCCGATCTTGCGGATGGACTGCGAGATCGTCGCTCCTTTGCTCATATCCTCTTTGGCAGCTAACAGACCGTCACTGACTACTTTATTCCCAAGCACTTTCGCGGTGATTTCTATACAGTTCAGCAAAGGAATCCCGCTGCTTAACAGCGTGGAAAGGGTACGGGCCATCCTGGCGGACATGATCTTGATAGAAGTCGACTTTACAACAGGTATTTTCAGTTTCATTCCATCCCATTTCAGTCTTCCGGAATCGGTCTTAATGTATTGTCTTGTTGCAAAAACGATCGCTGCAATCACAATAATTAAAATGTACCAATAAGACCTCATAAAGTTACTGATTCCCATAAGGATTCTGGTTGTCAGCGGCAGGGTTGTGCCGGTCGATTCAAACATGGCGGTAAACGTCGGCAGCACAAAAGTCATCAATATAATAACCACAATGATCATTACGCCGGTTAAGATGGCCGGGTATGTCATAGAAGAAATCATTTTTGTCCGAAGCTTTCGTTCCTTTTCAAAATGCTCGGTCATTTTAGCCAGTACGAGATCGAGTTTTCCACTGGCTTCTCCAGACTCAATCATATTAATCAGGATTTCAGGAAATGCCTGCCCCTGCTTGCGCATAGCTTCGGAAAGCATATCACCTTTTTGGACTGCTTCATAAACTCTGAGAACAACCGCTTTGAGCTTTTTGCTTTCCGTTTGCTGATAGATTACATCGAGTGCTTTGATGACTGTTACCCCGGCTGTTAATAGTGCATGAAACTGGTTGCAAAACACGACAAGGTCTTTGACTTTTAGCTTGATCGGCTTATCCTTGCTAATCGCTTTTTGCGCGCTTTGTTTCTTTTCACTGACTTCGATGCAAAAAAGCTGTCGCTCTTTGAGCTGGCGGTAAAAGTTCTGAATACTATCGGCTTCCAGAACGCCTGTCGATCTCTGGCCGGAAAAATCTTTAGCAACATACGAATATAGAGGCATATTTTCACTCCCTCTGCATATTTTACATTTAATTTACATTAATTTTACATAATTTTTACATTTATTCGCTTATCTTATATTTCATTTTTAGAAATGAAAATACATTTTAATTATACTACTAAATAGCATAAATTGTAATATTTTTCTCAAATTGTCATTGACAAAATCTTGACAAGTTTTATTTCTTTCTAATACTAATTATATTACTTCAAAACTTGAATCCCATCACCTAGTTTATTATGCACGTTCTATTTTACTTCTTCGTCCATCAACTCCGCGGGTGATGGGAATCGCTCCGCTTCACTAATTGGCCTCTGCCAATTCGCTCGCTATCACGCCGGGGTGGGAAAATGCTTCCATAGGTCGCATGCTCCATAAAAAAATCCTGCGCTGTGCGCAGGATTCTATTTTCTTTGGAGCGGGTGATGGGAATCGAACCCACGTAACCAGCTTGGAAGGCTGGCACTCTACCATTGAGTTACACCCGCATGTTTGGTAGCAGGGGGGGGATTTGAACCCTCGGATGAGCGGGTATGAACCGCTTGCCTTAGACCACTTGGCTACCCTGCCATGGCTCCCCGAGCTGGATTCGAACCAGCAACCTATCGGTTAACAGCCGATTGCTCTACCGTTGAGCTATCGAGGAATATGCTGGCGGAGAAGGAGGGATTTGAACCCTCGCAGCAGTTACCCACTCTAACGGTTTAGCAAACCGTCCTCTTCAGCCACTTGAGTACTTCTCCGTAAACTACTGATTGGTGCGGAAGGCGGGACTTGAACCCGCACGGTGTTAACCACACGCCCCTCAAACGTGCGCGTCTGCCAATTCCGCCACTCCCGCATAAAACTGGAGCCGTTAACCGGGATTGAACCGGTGACCTTATCCTTACCAAGGATACGCTCTACCTACTGAGCTATAACGGCGAATGCCTTTGAAAGATGGTGCGCTCGGAGGGATTCGAACCCCCGGCCTTCTGATTCGTAGTCAGACGCTCTATCCAGCTGAGCTACGAGCGCATATTTTTTTGGAGCGGGTGACGAGATTCGAACTCGCGACTTTCACCTTGGCAAGGTGACACTCTACCACTGAGTTACACCCGCATGATAGATGGTGAGCCATCCGCGGCTCGAACGCGGGACACCCTGATTAAAAGTCAGGTGCTCTACCGACTGAGCTAATGGCTCGGAAGTGATACCGTTCAAATGGTTAAATGGTGGTGGGCCATCAGGGGCTCGAACCCTGGACACCCTGATTAAGAGTCAGGTGCTCTACCAGCTGAGCTAATGACCCGTCTGGCTGGGGTGGCTGGATTCGAACCAACGTATGCCAGAGTCAAAGTCTGGTGCCTTACCGCTTGGCGACACCCCATCGGTTTCAGGATGAATTCAGAACCTGATGAATAATGGCGACCCCGATCGGATTTGAACCGACGATCTCCTGCGTGACAGGCAGGCGCTTTAAACCACTAAGCTACGGGGCCAATTCGATATTCGAGGCACGACGTTCGATATTCGAACCTTCGTATTCCTCTGCAGTAAGTTTCCCGATGTTCAGTTCGTACCTTCCGCTCTTCAAGCAATATCTTATATATGCTTTTTCAAACTTCGCGCCTCGAACTTCGAACTTCGAGTTTGGTGGGCGATGACAGGATCGAACTGCCGACATCCTGCTTGTAAGGCAGGCGCTCTCCCAGCTGAGCTAATCGCCCTTATCTGATGTTCAGGGAAAACCCCAAACGTCGGATTTGAAATGGTGACCCGTACGGGATTCGAACCCGTGTTACCGCCGTGAAAGGGCGGTGTCTTAGGCCGCTTGACCAACGGGCCAAAATTGCGAGAACATTTGATAGTATAGCTAAATGCGAAAACATTGTCAACCCGTTTAGGAAAAAAATGTTGGAAGTTATTGAACTTATTTCACTTCTTGAATAATTGGCAGAATGACCGGTTTTCTTTTCGTTTTTTCGTACAGATGCTTGCCTAGAACTTCTTTAATCTGATTTTTGAGTGTGACCCATTCAATGATACCGTTCTCGAGGCAGCGCTCAGTGGTCTGTCTGATTTTCTCTTTGGCCTCATCCAGCATCGATTCGGATTCTCGGACATAGACAAATCCCCTGGTCACGATATCGGGTCCGGCAACGATTTCATTGGTGGAGCGGCTCAGCGCAATAACTACAATTAAAATACCGTCCTGAGACAGCTGTTTGCGGTCGCGCAGCACAATATTGCCTACGTCCCCTACGCCCAATCCATCCACTAAAATTCTGCCGGATGGCACTTTCCCGGCAATACCTGCTCCATTTCTGGTGAACTCAATGACACTTCCATTTTCAGCAATAAAAATATTTTTGTGCGGAATGCCAAGTTGTTCGGCAATCTGGCCATGCTTAATCAGCATGCGATACTCACCGTGTACAGGGATAAAATACTGCGGTCTCACCATATTCAGCATCAACTTTAATTCTTCCTGACTGCCATGACCGGAAACATGGACGCCCGATGCTTGTTCGTGGATCACATTAGCGCCAAGTTTAAACAACTGATCGATGGTCCGGGCAACCGATTTCTCATTTCCGGGAATCGGACTGGCGGAAATAATCACGGTATCACCGGGCAGGATTTCGACCTGCTTATGATCGCTAGAAGCCATACGGGAAAGCGCCGACATCGGTTCTCCCTGGCTCCCTGTTGTAATAATACAGGCCTGATTCGGTGGCAGCTGAAGAACCTCTTCTACATCGACCAGCGTTCCTTCTGGAATGATCAGATAGCCATATTCAGCAGCGATTGAGGCGTAATTCTGCATGCTCCTGCCGACAATGGCAACCTTCCTGTTTGTTTTGAAAGCAGCGGTGATGACCTGCTGCACGCGATGGATATTCGAAGCAAAGCTGGCTAAAATGATCCTTTCCTTGGCGGTGCGGAATACATCGTCAAACATCTGACCGACCACTCTCTCCGACATCGTGAAACCAGGCCTTTCTACATTCGTGCTGTCGGACATTAGGCAGAGTACGCCTTTTTCACCCAATTCGGAGAATTTATAGATATCCAGGATCTCTGAGGTAACGGGAGTATGATCTAGTTTAAAATCTCCGGTATGAACGATCACACCAAGGGGTGTATGGATGGCCAGACTCACAGAATCAGGTATACTGTGGTTGACCCGGATAAAATCAATTTTAAAAACGCCAAGCTTGATACTCTCTCCAGGATTGACGACAGTCGATTTAAACCGGTTGACATTGCACTCCTTTAATTTGGCCTGGATCAGTCCCAAGGTAAGTTTTGGCGCAAATACAGGCGCGTCTATGTCCTTTAGAAGATACGGGAATGTCCCGATATGATCTTCATGGCCATGGGTCACCACAATCCCTAGCAACATGTCCTTGTTTTCAATGACATAGGAATAGTCAGGGATGACCAAATCAATTCCGGGCATGTCATCTTCAGGAAAAGCCATACCGGCGTCAATCATGATCATCTGGTTGTCATACTTTACCAGCGTCATGTTTTTTCCGATCTCACCCAACCCGCCTAAAGGGATAATTTGCAGTTTGTGTTCTTTTGGCAAAGGCAATACCTCCATTAATTTATATATATTTCACTTTATTAATTTCAATTGTAATCCTATTAATTTGTAAACCTAGAGAATACAATAAGATACCCCGAAGTACCTGAGCAGGATAAAAAAGACTAAAACAAAAAAACACAAACAAAAATAGAAACAGGCAAAAATACCTCTTGGTTTCTTTGATTCCATTATTCGGTTAGCCGTACAACACCATTGAATTTATTATAGTACTTGAATATCAGATATGCAAGCTGGGTGAACCGCTTCCAACATTATTGTTCCCCATTCGCGAATAAAACTAAAACTTCGGCATAGCCAAAGTTTTAAATTATTTATTATTTTTTTGATTTTATCTGAAAGCAATTTCTGAGATTAGACCTCTTCAGGCAGATTCCGGATATTCGTGAGCAATTCTTTTAAGAAAGCCTGTTCCGTCTGGGTCGGGCCAACGATGGGCAACCGGTAGCCTCCGGCTTTGATGCCGACTTCATTCAGCAGATACTTCACAGGCACTGGATTTGTTGCCACGAACATCCCTTTAAAAATCGGGAACAGTAGTAGATGCCATTTTAAAGCTTTCTCCATATCGCCGGCCTTAAACGCAGCAACCATTTTTTGCATCTGGGTACCGATCAGATGCGAAGCGACACTTACAATCCCTCTCCCGCCTAAAGACAGCATCGGCAAGGTCAGTGAATCATCGCCCGAATAAATCGCAAAGGTCGAAGGCAGTTCCTTTTTCAGTTCACTGACCTGATCCATCGATCCTGCTGCTTCTTTAATGCAGACAATATTTGGGGTTTCAGCTAGTTTGGCGACTGTAGAAGGAAGAAGATTGATGACTGTCCTTCCTGGTATGTTATAAAGCATCACAGGCCGGTCTGTAGCCGCTGCAATGGCTCTAAAATGCTCATAAAGACCTTCCTGAGAAGGTTTACTGTAATACGGAACTACTGCCATAATGCCATCGAGCTGATTTGAGACTTTCTCGGCAAGTTCAATACTTTCACGGGTCGAATAGGTACCCACGCCTGCAATGACTTTACACGTATCCCCAACCGCCTCTTTCACTGTCATAAAAAGCTTAAGCTTTTCTTCACCGGTCAGATTAGGGCTCTCACCGGTTGTTCCGGCTACGACGATCCCTTCTGTGCCGTTTTCAGCCAAATATCTGGCCAACACTGCGGCTGCAGGATAATCAATCTCCAGCTTATCGTTAAATGGTGTGACCATAGCGGTTAAAACGCTGCCAAACATTTCTCTTTCCTCCATAAACTATTTTATGCACTGCCAGGCTGTCAAATGCCAAGCTCAAATTTTTTGTGCAAAGACTGAACAGCCGGAACCATATGTTCCTTTCTGACAAGCACCCAGATCGTAGTATGGGAGTCAGCGGACTGAAGAATCTCAATGCCGCTCTCAGCAAGTGCTTCTGCCATATTGGCCATGACGCCGGGCACATCGGCAATCCCCCCGCCAACAAGCGCGATCTTAGCACATCCTGGTGCGGATTCAGGGTTGAAACCCAGATTCTTTAAAATATTGATGGCTTTCTTTGCCAGCTCATCACGAACGGTATACAGGACAGTTTCCGGCTGAACGCTGATGAAATCGACACTAATATCCGCTAAAGCCATCCCCTTAAATATTTTGGTGATCGCTTTGGGTTTATTTTCTTCTTCTTGAATGTGGATCTTGATCTGGGTGACATTCGGGGTATGTGCAATCCCGGTAATAATCCTGTCACCGATCATGTCCGAACCCTCCGCGAGGTCGGGCTGAACATTGGTGACCAGCGTTCCTGGAGCATCGGAAAACGTACATTTTACCCGCAGTGGGATATTCTTCTGCATCGCGATTTCCACGGCGCGCGGATGGATGACTTTAGCTCCCTGATGCGCCAGATGGCAGATATCATTATAGGTGATCACGTCAAGGATTTTGGCATCCTGGACGATTCGGGGGTCTGCAGTCATAATACCTTCGACGTCCGTATAAATATCGATTGCTTCAGCATTTAGTGCGACACCAATCGAACAGGCCGTCGTATCGCTTCCGCCTCTGCCCAGGGTTGTAATTTGTCCGTCTTCGGTCATACCCTGGAAGCCCGTAACGACAACAACTTTGCCTTCTTTCAGCTGTTCCAGGATATTTTCCGGTTCGATTTTGACAATTCTTGCATCGCCAAAACTGCTATTGGTGATAATGCCGGCCTGTCCACCCGTTAAAAGAATAGCTTCCAGCCCGAGGCCCTGCAGGGTGCTAACCATAATGCTGCCCGAAATGATTTCTCCACAGCTTAAGAGCAAGTCCATTTCTCTTTTGGGCACTTCGGAATAAATGTTTGAGACCATCTTAATCAGCGTATCAGTCGCATAGGGATCTCCCGAACGCCCGATTGCAGAAACAACAACTACAGGCGAATATCCTTGATTAATAGCCTCGGAAACCTTAGCCGCGACCTGCGCTCTTCTTTCCGGATTGGCCAGGGAAGTTCCGCCAAATTTTTGAACCAATATCCGCAAGATAATTTCTCCTTCCTCTACTTTCTTAACTTGTTCTGATTTTGCTTTCCTTACTATGATAACAGCAATTCTGCAATCTGGACCGCATTTGTCGCTGCACCTTTGCGAATCTGATCACCCGCAATCCAGAGATTAATCCCCTGATCAATGGTTTGATCTTCCCGGATTCTTCCGACCAGAACTTCATCCCTGTTCGAGCTATCGAGCGGCATCGGATAAATATCTTTCGCCGAATCGTCTTTTAAGATTACGCCGGGAGCCTGGGCAAGCGCAGCCTTGACCTGATCAATCGTGATTTTTTTCTCAGTCTCAATATTGATGGATTCACAGTGGGAACGAAAGACTGGAACACGGACACAGGTAGCCGTAATACGCATATCATCCCTGTGGAAGATTTTTTGGGTTTCCTTGACCATTTTCCATTCTTCCTTTGTATAGTCACCCTCCTGGAATACATCAATTCTGGGTATCAGGTTAAAGGCGATCTGATATGGAAAGGTATCGATATCCGTGATCTTTTCCCCGTTGCTCCACGACTTCACCTGTTCCTCCAGTTCAATAATCCCTTCTTTTCCCGCGCCTGAAACTGCCTGATACGTCGATACCACAATGCGCTTGATTGGCGAAAGAGTTTCGAGTGGTTTCAGTGCCACGACCATGATAATCGTGGAACAGTTCGGATTGGCAATAATCCCTTTATGCCATTTGACATCTTCGGGGTTGACTTCAGGCACAACCAGAGGAACATCCGGATTTAGCCGAAAAGCACTGCTGTTGTCAATAACGACTGCTCCGCTCTGGACTGCGGCCGGCACATACTCCGTACTGGCGGAACCACCCGCAAATAAGGCGATATCAATGCCTTGAAAGCTCTGATTCGTTGTTTCTTGTACTTCTATTTCTTTTCCCTGCCAGGAAATCCGTGATCCACTTGATCTTTTCGTCGCAAGCAAGCGAAGCTCATCCACCGGAAACTTCCGTTCTGCAAGAATTTTCAAAAATTCCTGACCAACGGCACCCGTTGCCCCGACAATTGCAATATTTGGCATTGAGATCCTCCTAAACATGAATATTCAATAATTCTGACAATTCACTTTCGACAACTAAGTATTAATATAGTATAAATCATTATTCTCTCATAGGATACTAAATATTTTGGCTACTCAGAAGAAGTAATTTCTACCAAGAGCGGTTCGATTTGCTTTCCCTGGCAGGCCATCAATATCGTGTCCGGTATTTTATTCATCTGGGCAACGAGAGAATTGGTTTTTTTGAGCGGGCTGTCCTGACCAAAAGGCACCAGATAGATATTCTTTGCTAAGAGTAAAGCTCCAATATTTTTAGCGTTAACCCCTAACCCGTCATTTGTAGATATAGCAATTACCACAGGTCCTAAGTTGCGCAAATGTGCTTTGGTAGCCATTAAGACGGGTGTATCGGTGATTCCGTTAGCGAGTTTGGCAAGTGTATTTCCGGTACAAGGCGCAATAACCATGCAATCAAAAAACTTGCCCGGCCCGATCGGTTCTGCTTCCGGAATAGTTCTGATCGGGTCTTTCCCTGTAATCTCTTTAAGTCTAGCTTTCCAGTACGCTGCTTCTCCGAATCTCGTATCCACTGTATTAACGGACTCCGAAACAATCGGCGTTATATCTGCTCCTTCTTCGACAAGCTGTCTGATCACCCCCATGACCTGGCCAAGGGTACAATGGGAACCGGTCAGCGCGAAACCGATGTGCAGCTTTTCAAATCTCATTTTTGGGCACCCCCCTCCGGACTGCAGCAGCAGGTGCAAGGTGCTCAAGAATCAGAGGTGGATAAAGCTTCGCCAGCATTTTTCCGGCAGTCTTTGGCGCAACAATACCTGGCAGGCCAGGGGCAAGCTGAGCCTTAATACCAAGCATCTGGGCATATTCAAAGTCAATACCTCCCGGAATAGAGGCAATATCAATAATGACGGTTTCCCGGGACATTTTGTTCAGCAGATCTCTGCCAAGAATCAGGGCTGGTACGGTATTGAAAACAATTTCCGCCCTGTTGATTTCCTTTTCAAGATCAGAAAAACCGATTGAACGTACTCCCATCTCTATAGCCCGGGCCTGGTCTGAGGGCTTACGTGCAACACACGTAACTCTTGCTCCCATTCCCTTCAGTAGATTCACCAGTGTCATGCCGCAGCGTCCAAGACCCAAAACAAAGCTTTCACTGCTGTGAATGGTGAT contains these protein-coding regions:
- a CDS encoding PilN domain-containing protein; protein product: MNDFNFFSTFEKQKLAQKKKIRRSYGAILGVILVVVLFYGIVGARMIYCSYAINKGEAFLNAPENKAKLTDIQAKKAATENLITYTAQVNQAKQKITLATKVSSEFLNTIQKTIPAAVSLKSLEIKDYQVILQGTVPASATVAELAHNLEATELFSRVQVQFIQSGTETAAYEFSVLCELKEVAE
- the pilM gene encoding type IV pilus assembly protein PilM; amino-acid sequence: MTAAYLSFDLGTRNIHAVVGQAEGNTVRILRSASIALPKGVLSDGLITNKEVLTSAMQEVLASLNTSTKDALITFNSNSVIIREFEVPSGNEQELEAMIKNEIIQFFGMTDTDLVEYRKIGETETSGMKKVKVRAAVMNKEIAHAYYDLLDSLKLKPLALDIHANVISKIFNEQTAINNNLSNNYIILDIGYSGTMIYLISQGSLNFFRSISFGGRAVDRLLAGLFALSEEKAEEKKLEFLSDKQERIAEAKAAESTQNRSLTVKKKGHTFVIKKKGLTENMEEPVSDAAENTVEEIRPIEQGKVFTKEEALAAVKPLYGELLEEIRKVMQFFANRSGSKDLSQIYLIGGGASLTGIPEYLSQGLGLKVDRLQMISNIQYIDHEQAPGDYVNASAALIRL
- a CDS encoding type II secretion system F family protein; amino-acid sequence: MPLYSYVAKDFSGQRSTGVLEADSIQNFYRQLKERQLFCIEVSEKKQSAQKAISKDKPIKLKVKDLVVFCNQFHALLTAGVTVIKALDVIYQQTESKKLKAVVLRVYEAVQKGDMLSEAMRKQGQAFPEILINMIESGEASGKLDLVLAKMTEHFEKERKLRTKMISSMTYPAILTGVMIIVVIILMTFVLPTFTAMFESTGTTLPLTTRILMGISNFMRSYWYILIIVIAAIVFATRQYIKTDSGRLKWDGMKLKIPVVKSTSIKIMSARMARTLSTLLSSGIPLLNCIEITAKVLGNKVVSDGLLAAKEDMSKGATISQSIRKIGVFPPMIYSMISIGEESGSLESILERTSAYYDEEADVAIQRMLALFEPALIVVMAVVIGFIVLSIVSAMYGAYQNI
- a CDS encoding ribonuclease J; protein product: MPKEHKLQIIPLGGLGEIGKNMTLVKYDNQMIMIDAGMAFPEDDMPGIDLVIPDYSYVIENKDMLLGIVVTHGHEDHIGTFPYLLKDIDAPVFAPKLTLGLIQAKLKECNVNRFKSTVVNPGESIKLGVFKIDFIRVNHSIPDSVSLAIHTPLGVIVHTGDFKLDHTPVTSEILDIYKFSELGEKGVLCLMSDSTNVERPGFTMSERVVGQMFDDVFRTAKERIILASFASNIHRVQQVITAAFKTNRKVAIVGRSMQNYASIAAEYGYLIIPEGTLVDVEEVLQLPPNQACIITTGSQGEPMSALSRMASSDHKQVEILPGDTVIISASPIPGNEKSVARTIDQLFKLGANVIHEQASGVHVSGHGSQEELKLMLNMVRPQYFIPVHGEYRMLIKHGQIAEQLGIPHKNIFIAENGSVIEFTRNGAGIAGKVPSGRILVDGLGVGDVGNIVLRDRKQLSQDGILIVVIALSRSTNEIVAGPDIVTRGFVYVRESESMLDEAKEKIRQTTERCLENGIIEWVTLKNQIKEVLGKHLYEKTKRKPVILPIIQEVK
- the dapA gene encoding 4-hydroxy-tetrahydrodipicolinate synthase, with amino-acid sequence MFGSVLTAMVTPFNDKLEIDYPAAAVLARYLAENGTEGIVVAGTTGESPNLTGEEKLKLFMTVKEAVGDTCKVIAGVGTYSTRESIELAEKVSNQLDGIMAVVPYYSKPSQEGLYEHFRAIAAATDRPVMLYNIPGRTVINLLPSTVAKLAETPNIVCIKEAAGSMDQVSELKKELPSTFAIYSGDDSLTLPMLSLGGRGIVSVASHLIGTQMQKMVAAFKAGDMEKALKWHLLLFPIFKGMFVATNPVPVKYLLNEVGIKAGGYRLPIVGPTQTEQAFLKELLTNIRNLPEEV
- the dapG gene encoding aspartate kinase; amino-acid sequence: MRILVQKFGGTSLANPERRAQVAAKVSEAINQGYSPVVVVSAIGRSGDPYATDTLIKMVSNIYSEVPKREMDLLLSCGEIISGSIMVSTLQGLGLEAILLTGGQAGIITNSSFGDARIVKIEPENILEQLKEGKVVVVTGFQGMTEDGQITTLGRGGSDTTACSIGVALNAEAIDIYTDVEGIMTADPRIVQDAKILDVITYNDICHLAHQGAKVIHPRAVEIAMQKNIPLRVKCTFSDAPGTLVTNVQPDLAEGSDMIGDRIITGIAHTPNVTQIKIHIQEEENKPKAITKIFKGMALADISVDFISVQPETVLYTVRDELAKKAINILKNLGFNPESAPGCAKIALVGGGIADVPGVMANMAEALAESGIEILQSADSHTTIWVLVRKEHMVPAVQSLHKKFELGI
- a CDS encoding aspartate-semialdehyde dehydrogenase — protein: MPNIAIVGATGAVGQEFLKILAERKFPVDELRLLATKRSSGSRISWQGKEIEVQETTNQSFQGIDIALFAGGSASTEYVPAAVQSGAVVIDNSSAFRLNPDVPLVVPEVNPEDVKWHKGIIANPNCSTIIMVVALKPLETLSPIKRIVVSTYQAVSGAGKEGIIELEEQVKSWSNGEKITDIDTFPYQIAFNLIPRIDVFQEGDYTKEEWKMVKETQKIFHRDDMRITATCVRVPVFRSHCESINIETEKKITIDQVKAALAQAPGVILKDDSAKDIYPMPLDSSNRDEVLVGRIREDQTIDQGINLWIAGDQIRKGAATNAVQIAELLLS
- a CDS encoding dipicolinate synthase subunit B — its product is MRFEKLHIGFALTGSHCTLGQVMGVIRQLVEEGADITPIVSESVNTVDTRFGEAAYWKARLKEITGKDPIRTIPEAEPIGPGKFFDCMVIAPCTGNTLAKLANGITDTPVLMATKAHLRNLGPVVIAISTNDGLGVNAKNIGALLLAKNIYLVPFGQDSPLKKTNSLVAQMNKIPDTILMACQGKQIEPLLVEITSSE
- the dpsA gene encoding dipicolinate synthase subunit DpsA codes for the protein MNAVLEGVRLAVIGGDDREIFLVPELQKCGAKIIGLGLEKSPLGDSIEHAKSFTEIIAKADALILPMFGTDERGLIKAKYSNSPIILNNEVLESIPPSVPLFIGWARPALISAAEKMNIDLVEIANRNEMVILNSIPSAEGAVQMAMEATTITIHSSESFVLGLGRCGMTLVNLLKGMGARVTCVARKPSDQARAIEMGVRSIGFSDLEKEINRAEIVFNTVPALILGRDLLNKMSRETVIIDIASIPGGIDFEYAQMLGIKAQLAPGLPGIVAPKTAGKMLAKLYPPLILEHLAPAAAVRRGVPKNEI